The Lycium ferocissimum isolate CSIRO_LF1 chromosome 8, AGI_CSIRO_Lferr_CH_V1, whole genome shotgun sequence DNA segment CATACTCCACAAATTAGTAGAATTTAGCGAGGatccaaaaactaaaaataaaaacaaaaaaagaatagcGAGATATGAGCTTGAAAACATAATAGTCATCCTGATATTGATGATTGGACTTATTTTTCGAATTAAAAGTGCTAAGGGAAATAGTATAAGTAGAAGATACTTTAATTGATATattcaaacaaataaaagaCTTGATTTTTTCAAATGCCTATATTGTTTATGGAATAATGTTAACAGTTTCTATAACAGTTGTCTATGTGAAACGTAGAAAAATCTTACCTAAATCAACAATGTCTAAAGGTATAATTTGATTAGCTAATTAtcaattttaatataattattaGAAGAAATCACTTAGAAAAGAATTATTAACATCTATGCatctaaaaaaaataggaaatagGCCTAAAAAAATgcaatttttctaaaaatattttttaaagccTCTGATCAaaatttggctttaggccataaTGATCGTTGACAGTGGCGGATGGAGCTCCATaacttggggttcaattgaaccccaaactttcatTGTggggtataaatttatgtgtaaaaatttattaaaattacaataaatagtagatatgaacccataactttagaaatataatgatttagtgctaaaaatttaagatgttgaacccctaaaacttaaatcctagatccgcctctgatcGTTGAGCCGCCCCTGCATGGACTGTGGGGCGTATATTCACAGAAGCTGGAAACCAAATCAAAGTGTATAGGCCACTGAACCAACCCTTTTAATAACTTGAAATAGACCATAATACCTTGCAGCCAATTTATGAAATGACTAAAACAGTCTTTCGATGTGGGAGATTGTGTATGCTTCAAAATTCAACCATATAGGCAACACTCTTTTCAATAAATTGGCTGCTGGGTGCTATGGTCCATATATAggaatatacaaaaaaaaaaaaaaaaatggtttctAGTTAAATGATAGTTATTTTCAATATTTCAATAAGTCATAGAACTACCCCTCTTTTCAATATTTCAATAAGTCATTTCATAAATTGGCTACTAGTTGTACTTATTTTTGGCGAGCGAATTATTTGGCCGCTCGGTTTACATAATTATAGCCTCTAgctaatatacaaaaaatactCCTTCCATTTCAACTTATTTGTCTGTTTTTGACTatacacgaagtttaagaaattaaagaagtcttttgaatcttgtgaacTTAAAATAAAGACCTgtagaatataccaaaatgtcttttaatcttgtggtctaaatATATCATGTCGAAAGATAGAATTAAAAAAGCGTTGTCAAAAGGGAAGagaaattcttttttaaatagactaaaaaggaaagtaagacaaacaaattgtaaCATAAGGTGTATACATTAACAAATAATATACGTTTCTGGCTATTATTTTTGATGGGCGACTAAACAGTATAAAAATCTCTTGATTCTTTCCAAATAGATTAagaagggcaatttgcacgattacccttattcgggggtggtctttaatttttgcccctcaaattggtggtgtTTTATTTTGCCCCTTCGCTAAAAACCCCCTTAGTTCCGAGTTCGAACTcgcgctcagtcaaaaattaaaaaaaaaattgcatggtAGAGTTTTGCTACAATGCTACCTTCAAGCAGAATTTCAAActttaccttaaggcagagtttgccttaACTCTACCTGATTAAGCAAAGCTTGACTGCAAACTctacttaaggcagagttttgccttcaggtataaggcaaaactctaccttaaggtagagatttgcattaaggcaatttttttttactcagttgaaattttgtaaaactctgtcttaaggcctaacttttgcttGACTAAGCGTATTTTTGTTACGAAACTCAGCCTtgcgatatttttttttttttttttttactaaatcggggttcgaacccgaaaacTCATGATATtagacgaagggcaaaaattaaaaaccagtgcctttgaagggcaatccgcacaaaaaaaaggaTTAAGAATGGCTGGATGTACGGGCCgtaaagattctttttttttttttgtgcggattgcccttcaaaggcactggtctttaatttttgtccctcaaattggtggtctttaattttttcccttcacctAATACTGCGAAGTTTTGGGTTCGAATCCtagctcagttaaaaaaaaatcgcaaggtagagaTTTGAAGCAAAGTTAgacctattcgggcaaaagttagccttaaggtagaggtttAACTTAAGGCAAACCTTTACCTAAAATTAAGCCTTAaagcaaacctctgccttaaggcctaacttttgcccaaaattaggtcTATTCGGGCAAAAACTAgtccttaaggcagaggtttgtaaaatttcaacttagtaaaaaaaaaaaaaaactctctgccttaaggtagagtttgaaactctgcctgaagAATCCAAAgtctaccttgcgattttttttaaaaaaattttgactgAGCGAGGATTCAAACCCGAAACTAATAAATTTTTATcgaaggacaaaacttaaagaccagtgccttagaaggacaatcgtgcaaatgaccttGAGCTGTTTGGGCCTATACGTGGTTGAATAAGGGCAATTGCAGGATCGCACTtcgttgggggtggtctttaatctTTGCCTCTCAAAATGGTGATTTTTAACTTTTACCCTTCGAGCAAAATTTCGAACTTCTGCCTTATGACCCAAATTACCTTGCATAGGCGAGTgcgccttgcgattttttttttttttttttttagccgagTGGATTCAAATCCACAATCTTGGGACATTAGGCAAACagtaaaagttaaagaccaccaatttgaagggcaaaaattaaagactgcCCCAAATGacggcaatccgcacaaaaaaagggttgaataaaagaaagagaaacacTTTTCACTAGTTCATGGGTTCtatgtttgataaaaaaaaatcgacggTGTCGTCTGAGGTAATACTTCGACTAGTGCGTGCGCTTTGAATGGTGACCCCATCCGGGGGCGGTTTAGCTGGCCTATGGGGGGTTAAAGGAACCCCCACGTATTTGTTCGGATCTGTATTTGTATTGAAAAATTCggtaaatatatatcaaatacgACTTGGGAACCCACAAGCATAACCattctctttatattttttaatttgatatgggTTGGAACCCACAAGCATCAAATCTTAAATCCGCCTCTGACCCCACCGCCCTCAAATCTTGTGCCGCTCTGCACTACACCTTatacccaattttttttcttgatagcAACGTGAAACTATATTTGCACCCCCCAACATGAGCCATGGTGCATGAGTGGGAGGAATAGAAACCCAACGATACTAACCTATTATTGTCGACTCTAGGACATGTATGTGGCGGGAAGCCTGGAACAGATACAATgttctttactttcttttcctttccattaTCCATAATTTAAATGTGTAGTTGATGCGCTTCGCAACAATTCATTTTGACATTCCTCACTAACAAATGTAAAAGCTAATGAAGAGATCCAtagactataacttcaattttaCAATGAACCAATCCGTACCGAGGCTCCAAATAAATACACACTATGATATTCCTTCGCGAACACAAGTGTGCAGTGGCTAACGTCGACACAATTCACATTAACAAAAACTTGCAGATGCATTTTATCTTAACCAAATTGAGGCTATTTAACAAAAAATTCCAGTAGAATTTGTCGAGTATATTACAGTCTAATCAATCAAAATCATGGAAAATCAATGGCTGAAAACTTTCGCTGAAAAGTAGTTTAACAAGTATGCTTTGAAGTATAGTTCCTCCTTTTCCTCATCTACGAGAAGAGCTCGTTTTCAGTTCTTGGCCCTGCTAAGTTAATAATGTTAAAACACAGTACATAGAAGAGAAGTGAATGTAACGACAAAACATCCATGTGACGTCTAAGTTGTCCACTACTTACGTGGTTGTATCTTTGGATCCTTCTTTTGGTGAATCTTCTTCTGATGACTCTGACGTTGGGAGGGCTGTCAGCTTACCGAATGACTCCTTAGCATCTCCGAAGAAGTCCTTCAATTTATCAACGACCGTTTTAAGCTTATCTGGGGTGGGAAGCTGAAAGGTTCAAATGAAGATTAGAATGATGTCATCTAGCGAAAAGCATAATAACGTGCTAGTACACAAGGCACATACAGATCATTACTGAGAACTACATGGACCAACTCGATGTTCTTGTTCTCTAAACTTTTTCAGATAAATTTGTTCTTCAAATCAATGCCTTTAGCAAAACCGTATGTTTATAAGCTACATGGTACATATTATTTGGACAGATCATAATTTGATTGGTTAGTGATGCAGAACATGCTGTTGGAAATTGCTTAGTGATGCAGAACATGCTGTTGGGGAATAGCAAGTTTCATTCAACATCATAAGGCCACACTGTAGAAGTCTAGGGTCATATACAGAGGAAGTCAAATGAAATGATTAATAAACCTAAGAAATAGAAcaaaattttataatataaagGGTGCAAAACTCAGAAACAGGTGATACAGAGTTCCAGAAAGGAAATTATGCTAATTCTCAGACATTAATCTTTAAATAAACAAACAACAAATATGTAATAATGATTAGGGGTTGAATTGTCCTTTTAGTAGATAAAAAAGAACCAGAATCCTGGAATACAGTAGAGATTTCTATGTCAACGACTTGGCCTCAgtatttcttatttccttttaaCAAAGTCTTTTGCTCCTAAGATTTTGTTTATTTTCCCATGGTTTTGTATAATTGCTGTATACAAAAACCTTAAAACTGTTGTCAGTTCCATACCTCAATCACACCTGAGGTAGAAAGGGCGGCTCTCACATTGTTATTCTCCTGCATATCAGACAGATGAATAAAAATGTTAGCTCTTTCTTTTACAGGTGTCCTATGAATTAGCAAgaatgcaaaataaaataaaaaatcaataataaatGGTACAGGGACTGAGAATATTACGACAAGTTTGTATCCATATCTAAATTCTGTCGCCGACCTCAATACACGATGCTGTTTCATTGCCAATTTCTTGATTTCCTTCTCATCCTGTTCCAAGTAGAAAGAAAGTTAAAGCATCTCAGAAACAAATTACTGTAAATAAACACTGCAATAATGTTAGGCGTATAGTTCTTGATCATTTACTCATTTTTCTGGATACTAACAAGGGACTAAGGTCTAACCAGTTATTTCACAGGCACTTACATTGTAAATCACTGCTGCGAGATTCCTAGCTAGAgtatctttgtatatatatttcccAAGAAAGTTGTCTTTTGCAGCAACCATAATTTTTGCAGTTGTGCCACCTGTTACGATATTGAGGGGGTACCAAAGGTAAACCTGCCCCAGgaataaaacaaaacaagaatCAGAATTTCCGCAAGAAAGATCTTGAGTTAGATTATGTGAAGGAAGAAATAAGAACAAAGCCtcaaagttttaaattttaaagtaGTCATGAGCTGCGGAACTACCTACATTCATTTCAGAGTCAATTCCATTTGACCTCCTATAGGAAGCGATGAAGGATGCCGAGTTAAGATGATAATAGGGGAACATGAGGATCAACTAGTAGAGACCTACTCAGCATACGAATTGTTTTCTATCAAAAGATTCAGTATCACTAGCTAATCATATGCAACTAATTATATCACCTGATTTCAAATCCATCCATCTTACCTTCACATAAGCTTTGAATTATTCAACTCAAATCTTGCTTCTAGTTTTGGATAATAGCACACATACAAGACTAGCCTGCTTATCGAACAAAAACGTACAAGTCCAGCCTTCTCTCTCAACTGTATTGGTACAACAAGCGTCAAGAAAATGGACATTTTTTAATAATGGTAACAGCAGTGTCAAGAAAATGGACATTTGTCTATTCCATCTCAAAAGCTGGCTCGAACAAAAATGTACAAGTCCAGCCTTTTCTCTCAACCGTATCGGTACAACAAGCATGAAGAAAAtggacattttttttatttttttttttgataatggtaACAGCAGCATCAAGAAAATGGATATTTGTCTATTCCAtctcaaaagctagctcatgtgATGAAGATTGTCGAAGAACACAACAATTCACTCCCTCAACCAATGTATGATACCAAATGCCCCAACACACCTAGGATCAGATATCTAAAGCATGGACACAAAACATGGGGCCCAATATATTGGATAAACCAAAAATTGAGATGGGTTCGACTCTGATATCATGTAAAGAAAATGAACATTGAGCCTAAATCAACCttaaaagctagctcatgagcgAATGATTGACTGAGACAACAGCTCATTCCCACAACCAATTAACAACAAGAATGTCAAAGGAGCTAACTTTACTATCCCAATTGACAAAAAAATGGCACAATTACAAATTTGGAGTgctcaaaagaataatagcCAGAAAATGTATAGGTTTagtatattaagtataaatatacatattatatacacaaaatatacatataatatacacagAATATACTTGcgtatacatatgatatacataatactttataggttttgtatattttggctagcgccCGTAATTAATTTCTGGCTAcaggccaaaaatgaaaaaggccCAAAAAATTCACTAATCTTTAACAGCTATAATCTCAAACTAGAGCAAAACAAAGTGCtaataaatacaacaacaatcatattCATTGACCCCAAGTAAAGTAAATAAAAGGCcaaaacatataaaataaagaaagtggTTAAAGTTAGaactaacattagccatacgaATAAAGATAACAAACTTGGGGTTGCCATCATCTTCAATCTTTGGCATAGGTGGAGCCATACGTTGGTATTGACGAGCTGCCATTCCTCCTTTCCTTCCTTTTGCTTCAACCACTAACAATCTTCCATGTTGCCtcttttgggttgttgttgttcttgttgtggAGGAAAGTGAATGTTTAACAAGTGAAAAATCTTCatgtgttcttgaatttgatgAAAGGGGTAATCTAACTAGTGGATTCAAAGACATGGCCACTTCCATATTGCTTTGTTACAATTTTCTCTGCTACTATGAGTTtgagttttccttttttttttttttttttttttttaatgtttatgTATAGTTTTTGAGGTATTTTTGCAAGGTGGATGGAGAGACAAATCACTCGTAGTGCTTGTGAGTTGTGAGATTCTTGGATCGCCTTATCCacaaatttcttttttgtttgcgACTTTGGTAATGAAAACTATATCTAATAAATATGTGCCATACACGTGGCATGGTAACTTCGTTTAAATTCAGGATTAAAGTTTCTACGTAATATTTACATTTCAAGCTTGTACTAATTAAAAGTATGAAAAGCTTGAACTTTTTGGTATGCGTTGCACTATTGTAAAGGGCAGAATTGAGACTCTTTCATGGAGTCCGCAACTTTTTTTAACTCAAAAAGTGTCAAAAGGCACCAAAATGCTTCCAAAAACAAAGTTATCGAAGAACGCTCGTCTCAATTTAATGCTTGTAATAGACCAAACTACAAAAATGCATCTAATTTTGCGCCTTTCTTGCTTATTGTATTAAATTAGATTCAATATGTATTCAATAAATTCGTGTTCATTTTCCAAGCTACTCTTCTTCACCTCCTCCATTTTTACTCTTTCAACATACTTtagctcccccccccccccccacacacacacaccacacacacacacaaaaaatcatgtctcaaagcTCCGAAATGTCAAACTTTGCTATAGAACCCGATGTTTGTGAATGTGATCGTTATTGTAAGCTAAAAACATCAAGGACCGAAGATAATCCGGGACGTTTTTGGCGTTGTAAAGTTCCCGAAGTTagtatttttacatttttttagggcttaaatttttttcacattatctACATATTATACgtttaaaaattgattttcttgtcacgtttataggatatgggcgGTTGCAA contains these protein-coding regions:
- the LOC132067235 gene encoding protein HHL1, chloroplastic, translated to MEVAMSLNPLVRLPLSSNSRTHEDFSLVKHSLSSTTRTTTTQKRQHGRLLVVEAKGRKGGMAARQYQRMAPPMPKIEDDGNPKFVIFIRMANVYLWYPLNIVTGGTTAKIMVAAKDNFLGKYIYKDTLARNLAAVIYNDEKEIKKLAMKQHRVLRSATEFRYGYKLVENNNVRAALSTSGVIELPTPDKLKTVVDKLKDFFGDAKESFGKLTALPTSESSEEDSPKEGSKDTTTAKN